From Citricoccus sp. SGAir0253, a single genomic window includes:
- a CDS encoding pyridoxamine 5'-phosphate oxidase family protein: MMFEHPDDEAILVLDEDQCWRILEGTRHGRLGLRVNDELDLVPVNFIARDRRIYFRTAPGNKLAELTINPKVIFEADGILSDEAWSVLARGSARVLETEDEISFAESLGIDPWVPTYKDFFIEVTVNRVTGRHFIFGEQPERFD, translated from the coding sequence ATGATGTTCGAACACCCCGACGACGAGGCCATCCTGGTCCTGGACGAAGACCAGTGCTGGAGGATCCTGGAGGGCACCCGGCACGGCCGCCTGGGCCTGCGGGTCAACGACGAGCTCGACCTGGTCCCGGTGAACTTCATCGCCCGGGACCGCCGGATCTACTTCCGCACGGCGCCGGGGAACAAGCTCGCCGAGCTGACCATCAACCCCAAGGTCATCTTCGAGGCGGACGGCATCCTCTCGGACGAGGCATGGTCCGTGCTCGCCCGCGGCAGCGCCCGCGTGCTGGAGACGGAGGACGAGATCTCGTTCGCGGAGTCCTTGGGTATTGACCCCTGGGTCCCCACGTATAAGGATTTCTTCATAGAGGTCACGGTCAACCGGGTCACCGGTCGGCACTTCATCTTCGGTGAGCAGCCCGAGCGCTTCGACTAG
- a CDS encoding thiamine pyrophosphate-binding protein, whose protein sequence is MSGGAGPRARTGGDLVVETLQALGARTVFGIPGQHALGLFDALSRSSLRFVSSRVENNAAFAADGYSRATGEVGVLFLSTGPGALTALAGLQEAYATAVPVVVVASQIPVAGLGARRKGMLHQLDDQKASARNVTKAQATVHHASGIPSALQDAWAQAVTVPQGPVWVEVPQDVLLGEVLVPPVRDALAVPSEHPPRAELIEESVRWLAASRRTAIVAGGGVRRSGPAAVAQLRRVAELLEAPVVCTPGGNSAFPADHPLSLGSWVEDRHVTEVLEDAEVLLVVGSSLGEVTSNYFTLVPRGRLIQVDAEPRVLESNFPTLGVRADAGAALGALAAALEGTTTAGPDWHGEPAARVVERTLAAVRSRLDGQGLERERRFLADVREAVPDAMQTYWDMTIAAYWAWNCWDARRGQFHSAQGAGGLGYAFPAALGGAVGTGERVLAVAGDGSAMYSVAELAAARQHAVPVTWLVVDDGGYGILREYMQDTFGRATATELCRPDFAALAASFGVPAEEAAVEDVGPALARALAGEGPNLVVVRTRLRMWAPSHVAG, encoded by the coding sequence GTGAGCGGCGGGGCCGGACCCCGCGCGCGCACGGGCGGCGACCTCGTCGTGGAGACCCTGCAGGCCCTGGGCGCCCGCACGGTGTTCGGCATCCCGGGCCAGCACGCCCTGGGGCTCTTCGACGCGCTGTCCCGGTCCTCCCTGCGCTTCGTCTCCTCCCGCGTGGAGAACAACGCGGCGTTCGCCGCCGACGGCTACTCGCGGGCCACGGGCGAGGTCGGCGTGCTGTTCCTGTCCACCGGTCCCGGCGCGCTGACCGCCCTGGCCGGGCTCCAGGAGGCGTACGCGACCGCCGTGCCCGTGGTCGTCGTCGCCTCCCAGATCCCCGTCGCGGGGCTGGGGGCGCGCCGCAAGGGGATGCTGCACCAGCTCGACGACCAGAAGGCCTCGGCGCGCAACGTCACCAAGGCCCAGGCCACGGTGCACCACGCCTCCGGCATCCCCTCGGCCCTGCAGGACGCCTGGGCCCAGGCGGTGACCGTCCCGCAGGGCCCGGTGTGGGTGGAGGTGCCGCAGGACGTGCTGCTGGGGGAGGTGCTCGTCCCGCCGGTGCGGGACGCACTGGCGGTGCCCTCCGAGCACCCGCCGCGGGCGGAACTCATCGAGGAGTCGGTGCGCTGGCTGGCCGCCTCCCGGCGGACGGCGATCGTGGCCGGGGGAGGGGTGCGCCGGTCCGGGCCCGCGGCGGTCGCGCAGCTGCGCCGGGTGGCCGAGCTGCTGGAGGCGCCGGTGGTCTGCACCCCCGGCGGGAACTCGGCCTTCCCCGCGGACCACCCGCTCTCGCTCGGCTCGTGGGTCGAGGACCGGCACGTGACCGAGGTGCTGGAGGACGCCGAGGTGCTGCTCGTGGTCGGCTCCTCCCTGGGGGAGGTCACCTCCAACTACTTCACGCTCGTCCCGCGGGGACGGCTCATCCAGGTCGACGCCGAACCCCGGGTCCTCGAGTCCAACTTCCCCACGCTGGGGGTGCGGGCGGACGCCGGCGCCGCGCTCGGCGCGCTCGCGGCCGCCCTGGAGGGCACGACGACGGCCGGCCCGGACTGGCACGGCGAGCCGGCCGCGCGGGTGGTCGAGCGGACCCTGGCGGCCGTGCGGTCCCGGCTCGACGGCCAGGGCCTGGAGCGCGAGCGGCGGTTCCTGGCCGACGTCAGGGAGGCGGTGCCGGACGCCATGCAGACCTACTGGGACATGACGATCGCCGCGTACTGGGCCTGGAACTGCTGGGACGCCCGCCGGGGCCAGTTCCACTCGGCGCAGGGGGCGGGCGGGCTCGGCTACGCCTTCCCCGCCGCGCTGGGAGGGGCCGTCGGCACCGGGGAGCGGGTGCTCGCCGTGGCGGGTGACGGCTCGGCCATGTACTCGGTGGCCGAGCTCGCCGCGGCGCGGCAGCACGCGGTCCCCGTGACGTGGCTCGTGGTGGACGACGGCGGCTACGGCATCCTGCGCGAGTACATGCAGGACACGTTCGGCCGGGCCACCGCGACCGAGCTGTGCCGGCCGGACTTCGCGGCCCTCGCCGCGTCCTTCGGGGTGCCGGCCGAGGAGGCCGCCGTGGAGGACGTGGGGCCGGCCTTGGCGCGCGCGCTGGCGGGGGAGGGACCGAACCTGGTGGTGGTGCGGACGCGGCTGAGGATGTGGGCGCCGAGCCACGTGGCCGGCTGA
- the speB gene encoding agmatinase — MVHIPRVTENGRLGPVDSSRVPRYGGAPTFALLPRLDEAEAAGRPPGIVVAGVPFDSGVSYRPGARFGPGHVRQSSRLLRPYNPASGTAPFAQAQVADAGDLVVNPFDLGAAIEAVQAGALALTAGGASLLALGGDHTVALPLLRAAVERAGRPVALLHLDAHLDTWDTYFGAAYTHGTPFRRAAEEGLLDAAALCHVGTRGPLYGARDLEDDRGFGFGIITAADVYRHGADAVAARLAARIGDRPLYVSVDIDVLDPAHAPGTGTPEAGGLTSRELLEILRGLRGLDLVGADVVEVAPAYDHAELTGIAAAHVAYELITLMAQRRADRDGAGAGDGATGPHEPGDAR, encoded by the coding sequence ATGGTGCACATCCCCCGCGTCACGGAGAACGGGCGGCTCGGCCCGGTCGACTCGTCCCGGGTGCCGCGGTACGGGGGAGCGCCGACGTTCGCCCTGCTGCCGCGCCTCGACGAGGCCGAGGCCGCCGGGCGGCCGCCCGGGATCGTCGTCGCGGGCGTCCCCTTCGACTCGGGGGTCTCCTACCGGCCCGGGGCCCGGTTCGGTCCGGGGCACGTGCGCCAGTCCTCGCGGCTGCTGCGCCCCTACAACCCGGCGAGCGGGACCGCCCCGTTCGCCCAGGCGCAGGTGGCCGACGCCGGGGACCTCGTGGTGAACCCCTTCGACCTCGGGGCCGCGATCGAGGCCGTGCAGGCCGGGGCCCTCGCCCTCACCGCCGGCGGGGCCTCCCTGCTGGCCCTCGGCGGGGACCACACCGTCGCGCTGCCGCTGCTGCGCGCCGCCGTCGAGCGCGCCGGCCGACCCGTGGCGCTGCTGCACTTGGACGCCCACCTGGACACGTGGGACACGTACTTCGGGGCCGCCTACACGCACGGCACCCCGTTCCGGCGGGCGGCCGAGGAGGGCCTGCTGGACGCCGCGGCGCTGTGCCACGTCGGCACCCGCGGCCCGCTCTACGGGGCCCGCGACCTCGAGGACGACCGCGGGTTCGGCTTCGGGATCATCACCGCCGCGGACGTCTACCGGCACGGCGCCGACGCCGTGGCCGCGCGGCTGGCCGCGCGGATCGGGGACCGGCCCCTGTACGTCTCCGTGGACATCGACGTGCTCGACCCCGCCCACGCCCCCGGGACGGGGACGCCCGAGGCCGGGGGGCTCACCAGCCGGGAGCTGCTCGAGATCCTGCGGGGGCTGCGCGGACTGGACCTGGTGGGCGCCGACGTCGTGGAGGTGGCACCGGCCTACGACCACGCCGAGCTCACCGGCATCGCCGCCGCCCACGTGGCGTACGAGCTCATCACCCTCATGGCGCAGCGCCGCGCGGACCGGGACGGGGCCGGCGCCGGGGACGGGGCCACCGGGCCCCATGAGCCCGGGGACGCGCGGTGA
- a CDS encoding DUF202 domain-containing protein — protein MALPGATALHQDPGLQPERTVMSWDRSLLAMVVSAAMFLRWYGTVGVLALAPAALCAVAALVIHWTQRSRYRVQAAGIARERVHADVGAVLWLGGLVVVLALLGVVAMWSI, from the coding sequence ATGGCACTGCCGGGGGCGACCGCCCTGCACCAGGACCCGGGCCTGCAGCCCGAGCGCACCGTGATGAGCTGGGACCGGTCCCTGCTGGCCATGGTCGTCTCCGCGGCCATGTTCCTGCGGTGGTACGGCACGGTCGGCGTGCTCGCCCTCGCGCCGGCCGCCCTGTGCGCGGTGGCGGCGCTGGTCATCCACTGGACGCAGCGGTCCCGCTACCGGGTCCAGGCCGCGGGGATCGCGCGCGAGCGGGTCCACGCCGACGTGGGGGCCGTGCTGTGGCTCGGGGGCCTCGTGGTGGTGCTCGCCCTGCTGGGCGTGGTCGCCATGTGGTCGATCTGA
- a CDS encoding YidH family protein, giving the protein MTSPQGAEDSTLPTRSRFATRLLDGGQEPDPRFTLANERTFLAWIRTSLALVAGGIAVEAFTGSLFDPLTRKLAGSVLLLIAALLAISAGFRWIRVERAMRNGRPMPLPLVVPILATGGALVAVALLVFVVLRPA; this is encoded by the coding sequence ATGACGTCACCCCAGGGAGCAGAGGACTCCACCCTGCCGACCCGGAGCCGGTTCGCCACCCGGCTCCTCGATGGCGGCCAGGAGCCCGACCCGCGGTTCACCCTGGCCAACGAGCGCACGTTCCTGGCCTGGATCCGCACCTCCCTGGCGCTGGTGGCTGGCGGGATCGCGGTCGAGGCCTTCACGGGCTCGCTGTTCGATCCGCTGACCCGCAAGCTGGCCGGGTCCGTCCTGCTGCTCATCGCCGCCCTGCTGGCCATCTCGGCGGGGTTCCGCTGGATCCGGGTGGAGCGGGCCATGCGCAACGGCCGGCCGATGCCGCTGCCGCTGGTGGTGCCCATCCTCGCCACGGGCGGTGCGCTCGTGGCGGTGGCGCTGCTGGTCTTCGTCGTGCTCCGGCCGGCCTGA
- a CDS encoding VIT1/CCC1 transporter family protein, with translation MPDASTPTQRRVPDAEPTRDQIRRWRRYLADEVAEGQIYRQIARRKDGAERDILLGLAAAERRHEEHWRALLGDHAKNPPPPSPHRTLLRWLAKVFGSVFVLALAQRAESDSPYAKDQHATPAMVADEAIHEEVVRGLAARGREKLAGGFRAAVFGANDGLVSNLALVLGIGATGVANQVVLFTGIAGLLAGALSMAAGEFVSVRSQRELLEASSPTQVTLEAAEHLDLDQNELVLVYRARGMSEEDAVHRAQERLGYFDCDCNPSFSARPDGSQGPVDRSGDYEEIGSPWHAAGSSFLFFASGAIIPVIPYLFGMGGIAAIALSAALVGIALLGTGGVVGLLSGASPLKRGVRQLVIGYGAATVTYLLGLLFGTSLA, from the coding sequence ATGCCTGACGCCTCCACCCCCACCCAGCGCCGCGTGCCGGACGCCGAGCCGACGCGGGACCAGATCCGCCGCTGGCGGCGGTACCTCGCGGACGAGGTCGCCGAGGGGCAGATCTACCGGCAGATCGCCCGGCGCAAGGACGGCGCCGAGCGGGACATCCTGCTGGGCCTGGCGGCGGCGGAGCGCCGGCACGAGGAACACTGGCGGGCGCTGCTGGGGGACCACGCCAAGAACCCGCCGCCCCCCTCGCCGCACCGCACCCTGCTGCGCTGGCTGGCCAAGGTCTTCGGCTCGGTGTTCGTCCTGGCGCTGGCCCAGCGGGCCGAGTCGGACTCCCCCTACGCCAAGGACCAGCACGCCACGCCGGCCATGGTGGCGGACGAGGCCATCCACGAGGAGGTCGTGCGCGGGCTGGCCGCCCGGGGCCGGGAGAAGCTGGCCGGGGGCTTCCGGGCCGCCGTGTTCGGGGCCAACGACGGGCTGGTGTCCAACCTGGCCCTGGTGCTGGGCATCGGCGCCACCGGGGTGGCCAACCAGGTGGTGCTGTTCACCGGGATCGCCGGCCTGCTGGCCGGGGCCCTGTCCATGGCCGCCGGGGAGTTCGTCTCGGTCCGCTCCCAGCGCGAGCTGCTCGAGGCCTCCTCGCCCACCCAGGTCACCCTGGAGGCGGCCGAGCACCTGGACCTGGACCAGAACGAGCTGGTGCTGGTCTACCGGGCCCGGGGCATGTCCGAGGAGGACGCCGTGCACCGCGCCCAGGAGCGCCTGGGCTACTTCGACTGCGACTGCAACCCGTCCTTCTCCGCCCGGCCGGACGGCTCGCAGGGGCCGGTGGACCGGTCCGGGGACTACGAGGAGATCGGCAGCCCGTGGCACGCCGCCGGGTCCAGCTTCCTGTTCTTCGCCTCGGGAGCCATCATCCCGGTCATCCCGTACCTGTTCGGCATGGGCGGGATCGCCGCCATCGCGCTCTCCGCCGCGCTCGTGGGGATCGCCCTGCTGGGCACCGGCGGCGTGGTGGGCCTGCTCTCGGGCGCCTCGCCGCTCAAGCGCGGGGTGCGCCAGCTGGTCATCGGCTACGGCGCCGCCACCGTCACCTACCTGCTCGGGCTGCTCTTCGGCACGTCCCTCGCCTAG
- the sucD gene encoding succinate--CoA ligase subunit alpha, producing MSIYLNKDSKVIVQGITGGEGSKHTARMLHAGTNIVGGVNARKAGTTVTHTDQHGNDVELPVFGSVGEAMEKTGADVSVVFVPPKFAKDAAVEAIEAGMPLLVVITEGIPVQDSAEFFALSQQKTGADGKPVTRILGPNCPGIITPGESLAGITPANITGKGGVGLVSKSGTLTYQMMYELRDLGFSTAIGIGGDPVIGTTHIDALEAFEADPDTKAIVMIGEIGGDAEERAAEFIKNNVTKPVVGYVAGFTAPEGKTMGHAGAIVSGSSGTAQAKKEALEAAGVKVGKTPSETAHLLREVYPAHEEPSAL from the coding sequence ATGTCGATCTACCTGAACAAGGATTCCAAGGTCATCGTCCAGGGCATCACCGGCGGTGAGGGCTCCAAGCACACCGCGCGCATGCTGCACGCCGGGACCAACATCGTCGGCGGCGTCAACGCCCGCAAGGCCGGCACCACCGTGACGCACACGGACCAGCACGGCAACGACGTCGAGCTGCCCGTGTTCGGCTCCGTGGGCGAGGCCATGGAGAAGACCGGTGCGGACGTCTCCGTGGTCTTCGTCCCGCCGAAGTTCGCCAAGGACGCCGCGGTCGAGGCCATCGAGGCCGGCATGCCGCTGCTCGTGGTCATCACCGAGGGCATCCCGGTGCAGGACTCCGCCGAGTTCTTCGCCCTGTCCCAGCAGAAGACCGGCGCCGACGGCAAGCCCGTCACGCGCATCCTGGGCCCGAACTGCCCCGGCATCATCACCCCGGGCGAGTCCCTGGCCGGCATCACCCCGGCCAACATCACCGGCAAGGGCGGCGTGGGCCTGGTCTCCAAGTCCGGCACCCTGACCTACCAGATGATGTACGAGCTGCGGGACCTGGGCTTCTCCACCGCCATCGGCATCGGCGGCGACCCGGTCATCGGCACCACCCACATCGACGCCCTCGAGGCGTTCGAGGCCGACCCGGACACCAAGGCCATCGTCATGATCGGCGAGATCGGCGGCGACGCCGAGGAGCGGGCCGCGGAGTTCATCAAGAACAACGTCACCAAGCCGGTCGTCGGCTACGTGGCCGGCTTCACCGCCCCGGAGGGCAAGACCATGGGCCACGCCGGCGCCATCGTCTCCGGCTCCTCCGGCACCGCGCAGGCCAAGAAGGAGGCCCTCGAGGCCGCGGGCGTCAAGGTCGGCAAGACCCCGTCCGAGACCGCGCACCTGCTGCGCGAGGTCTACCCGGCCCACGAGGAGCCCTCCGCGCTCTGA
- the sucC gene encoding ADP-forming succinate--CoA ligase subunit beta — MDLYEYQARDLFEAHGVPVLAGIVAQTPDEAKAAAEKIGGVTVVKAQVKVGGRGKAGGVKVAKTADEAYEHAKAILGMDIKGHTVHQVMIAQGADIAEEYYFSVLLDRANRTYLAMCSVEGGMEIEQLAVERPEALAKVPVSPLTGIDAATAERIVAEANFPEELRGKVAEVLVKLWEVFEQEDATLVEVNPLVKTGAGDILALDGKVTLDENAEFRQAGHAELVDKRTEDPLEAKAKANDLNYVKLDGEVGIIGNGAGLVMSTLDVVAYAGEKHGNVKPANFLDIGGGASAEVMAAGLDVILNDEQVKSVFVNVFGGITACDAVANGVVKALEILGDKATKPLVVRLDGNNVDEGRRILREANHPLVTQATSMDEGADKAAELAHQATK; from the coding sequence GTGGACCTGTATGAATACCAGGCGCGCGATCTGTTCGAGGCACACGGCGTTCCCGTGCTGGCCGGCATCGTGGCGCAGACCCCGGACGAGGCCAAGGCGGCCGCTGAGAAGATCGGCGGCGTGACCGTCGTCAAGGCGCAGGTGAAGGTCGGCGGCCGCGGCAAGGCCGGTGGCGTGAAGGTCGCCAAGACCGCCGACGAGGCCTACGAGCACGCCAAGGCCATCCTGGGCATGGACATCAAGGGCCATACCGTCCACCAGGTCATGATCGCCCAGGGCGCGGACATCGCCGAGGAGTACTACTTCTCCGTGCTGCTGGACCGGGCCAACCGCACCTACCTGGCCATGTGCTCCGTCGAGGGCGGCATGGAGATCGAGCAGCTCGCCGTCGAGCGCCCCGAGGCCCTGGCGAAGGTGCCCGTGTCCCCGCTGACCGGCATCGACGCCGCCACGGCGGAGCGGATCGTGGCCGAGGCCAACTTCCCGGAGGAGCTGCGCGGCAAGGTCGCCGAGGTGCTCGTGAAGCTGTGGGAGGTCTTCGAGCAGGAGGACGCCACCCTCGTGGAGGTCAACCCGCTCGTCAAGACCGGCGCCGGTGACATCCTGGCCCTGGACGGCAAGGTCACCCTGGACGAGAACGCCGAGTTCCGCCAGGCCGGCCACGCCGAGCTCGTGGACAAGCGCACCGAGGACCCGCTGGAGGCCAAGGCCAAGGCGAACGACCTCAACTACGTCAAGCTCGACGGCGAGGTGGGCATCATCGGCAACGGCGCGGGCCTGGTCATGTCCACCCTGGACGTGGTCGCCTACGCCGGCGAGAAGCACGGCAACGTCAAGCCGGCCAACTTCCTGGACATCGGCGGCGGCGCCTCGGCCGAGGTCATGGCCGCGGGCCTGGACGTCATCCTCAACGACGAGCAGGTCAAGAGCGTGTTCGTGAACGTCTTCGGCGGCATCACCGCGTGCGACGCCGTGGCGAACGGCGTGGTCAAGGCCCTGGAGATCCTCGGCGACAAGGCCACCAAGCCGCTCGTCGTGCGCCTCGACGGCAACAACGTGGACGAGGGCCGCCGCATCCTGCGCGAGGCCAACCACCCGCTGGTCACCCAGGCCACCTCCATGGACGAAGGCGCCGACAAGGCCGCCGAGCTGGCCCACCAGGCCACGAAGTAA
- the pcrA gene encoding DNA helicase PcrA, with product MSQHFQTALPGLFTSRAAEPFSADPEAGFASTAPAHRAPTTGELLEGLNDQQRRAVEHAGSPLLIVAGAGSGKTRVLTHRIAYALATGRARPHEVLAITFTNKAAAEMRERIGALVGPAARQMWISTFHSSCVRILRREATTVGLKTNFSIYDSADSLRLVTSIAKAHDLDPKRFAPKALLNRISALKNELVDCEDHAMSVGSSEPFAQAVATVYTEYTARLRQANAMDFDDLIGMTVNMFEAFPAVLDNYRRRFRHVLVDEYQDTNHAQYRLVRLLTGPAGEPEGVETDGGELTVVGDSDQSIYAFRGADIRNIVEFEQDYPQARTIKLEQNYRSTQTILDAANAVISKNPQRRPKNLWTAEGAGEKIVGYAAENESAEAEWIAATIDRLQDEEGIRPADVAVFYRTNAQSRSLEERLVTKGIPYRVVGGTRFYDRKEIKDALAYLRVLDNPDDDVNLRRILNEPKRGIGDRAEGAVAALQARERSTFLEALRRADQAPAMATRSARAVAGFVQLLDDLAQVAASSGPATVLEAVLEQTGMLEALRSSEDLQDESRADNLGELVAVVREFERNNPGGTLGDFLEQVALVADADQLPDAPDTEGAALADRLGQVTLMTLHTAKGLEFPVVFLTGMEHGVFPHSRSMTDEKELAEERRLAYVGLTRARRRLFVSRAEARSLWGQHQFNPPSQFLAEIPETLLVWEREGSSRPGGWDGGSIGGHPGQGSRYPQRFSGSHWGAGTASNRPARASGSFSDDARLTVPARGAKPTRVQPNKEIVALNPGDAVDHGTFGRGTVLSLAGTGDKTVATVDFAGTEKRLLLRYAPLTKAD from the coding sequence ATGTCCCAGCATTTCCAGACGGCCCTGCCCGGCCTGTTCACCTCCCGTGCCGCCGAACCGTTCTCCGCCGACCCCGAGGCGGGGTTCGCCTCCACGGCGCCCGCGCACCGCGCCCCGACCACCGGGGAGCTGCTCGAGGGACTCAACGACCAGCAGCGGCGGGCCGTGGAGCACGCCGGCTCCCCGCTGCTCATCGTCGCCGGCGCCGGCTCGGGCAAGACCCGCGTGCTCACCCACCGGATCGCCTACGCGCTGGCCACGGGACGGGCCCGGCCGCACGAGGTCCTGGCCATCACCTTCACCAACAAGGCCGCCGCGGAGATGCGCGAGCGCATCGGCGCCCTCGTCGGGCCCGCCGCGCGCCAGATGTGGATCTCCACGTTCCACTCCTCGTGCGTGCGCATCCTGCGCCGCGAGGCCACCACGGTGGGGCTGAAGACCAACTTCTCCATCTACGACTCGGCGGACTCGCTGCGCCTGGTCACCTCGATCGCCAAGGCCCACGACCTGGACCCCAAGCGGTTCGCCCCCAAGGCGCTCCTGAACCGGATCAGCGCGCTGAAGAACGAGCTGGTGGACTGCGAGGACCACGCGATGTCCGTGGGCTCCTCCGAGCCGTTCGCCCAGGCGGTCGCCACCGTCTACACCGAGTACACGGCCCGGCTGCGCCAGGCCAATGCCATGGACTTCGACGACCTGATCGGCATGACCGTCAACATGTTCGAGGCGTTCCCGGCGGTGCTGGACAACTACCGCCGCCGGTTCCGGCACGTGCTCGTGGACGAGTACCAGGACACCAACCACGCCCAGTACCGCCTGGTCCGGCTGCTCACCGGCCCCGCCGGGGAGCCCGAGGGCGTGGAGACGGACGGCGGCGAGCTGACCGTGGTGGGCGACTCGGACCAGTCCATCTACGCCTTCCGCGGCGCGGACATCCGCAACATCGTGGAGTTCGAGCAGGACTACCCGCAGGCGCGGACCATCAAGCTGGAGCAGAACTACCGCTCCACGCAGACCATCCTGGACGCCGCCAACGCGGTGATCTCCAAGAACCCGCAGCGCCGGCCCAAGAACCTGTGGACCGCCGAGGGGGCGGGGGAGAAGATCGTCGGCTACGCCGCGGAGAACGAGTCCGCCGAGGCCGAGTGGATCGCCGCCACGATCGACCGGCTCCAGGACGAGGAGGGCATCCGCCCGGCCGACGTGGCGGTGTTCTACCGCACCAACGCCCAGTCCCGGTCCCTCGAGGAGCGCCTCGTCACCAAGGGCATCCCCTACCGGGTGGTCGGCGGCACGCGGTTCTACGACCGCAAGGAGATCAAGGACGCGCTGGCCTACCTGCGCGTGCTGGACAACCCGGACGACGACGTCAACCTGCGCCGGATCCTCAACGAGCCCAAGCGGGGGATCGGGGACCGCGCCGAGGGGGCCGTGGCGGCCCTCCAGGCGCGCGAGCGCTCCACGTTCCTCGAGGCCCTGCGCCGGGCCGACCAGGCCCCCGCCATGGCCACCCGCTCGGCGAGGGCCGTGGCCGGCTTCGTCCAGCTGCTGGACGACCTCGCACAGGTGGCCGCCTCCTCCGGGCCGGCCACCGTGCTCGAGGCCGTCCTGGAGCAGACCGGGATGCTCGAGGCGCTGCGGTCCTCCGAGGACCTGCAGGACGAGTCCCGCGCGGACAACCTCGGCGAGCTCGTGGCCGTGGTGCGCGAGTTCGAGCGCAACAACCCCGGCGGCACGCTCGGGGACTTCCTCGAGCAGGTGGCCCTCGTGGCGGACGCCGACCAGCTCCCGGACGCCCCGGACACCGAGGGTGCCGCGCTGGCCGACCGGCTGGGCCAGGTCACGCTGATGACCCTGCACACCGCCAAGGGCCTGGAGTTCCCGGTCGTGTTCCTCACCGGCATGGAGCACGGCGTGTTCCCCCACTCGCGGTCCATGACGGACGAGAAGGAGCTCGCCGAGGAGCGGCGGCTGGCCTACGTGGGCCTCACCCGGGCCCGGCGCCGGCTGTTCGTCTCGCGCGCGGAGGCCCGGTCCCTGTGGGGCCAGCACCAGTTCAACCCGCCCAGCCAGTTCCTCGCCGAGATCCCCGAGACCCTGCTCGTGTGGGAGCGCGAGGGCTCGTCCCGGCCCGGCGGCTGGGACGGCGGGTCCATCGGCGGGCACCCCGGCCAGGGCTCGCGGTACCCCCAGCGCTTCTCCGGCTCCCACTGGGGGGCCGGGACGGCCTCGAACCGGCCCGCCCGCGCGTCGGGCTCCTTCTCGGACGACGCCCGGCTCACGGTGCCGGCCCGGGGCGCCAAGCCCACCCGGGTGCAGCCGAACAAGGAGATCGTGGCGCTGAACCCGGGGGACGCGGTGGACCACGGCACCTTCGGCCGCGGCACCGTGCTGTCCCTGGCCGGCACGGGGGACAAGACGGTCGCCACGGTGGACTTCGCCGGGACGGAGAAGCGCCTGCTGCTGCGCTACGCGCCGCTGACGAAGGCGGACTGA
- a CDS encoding zinc-ribbon domain-containing protein — translation MFFIVGLDSRQQLLGPGAMRTCPRCHNTTQWARARTFRQLTLFFVPVARWGRRRVETCGVCGASLEA, via the coding sequence ATGTTCTTCATCGTCGGCCTGGACTCCCGCCAGCAGCTCCTCGGTCCCGGGGCCATGCGGACCTGCCCGCGGTGTCACAACACCACGCAGTGGGCCCGCGCGCGCACGTTCCGGCAGCTCACGCTGTTCTTCGTGCCCGTGGCCCGCTGGGGGCGCCGGCGGGTAGAGACCTGCGGCGTCTGCGGCGCCAGCCTCGAGGCCTGA
- a CDS encoding sulfite exporter TauE/SafE family protein: MTTGIVLAAVAAILVGSTLQRLSGTGVGLVVAPVLALLLGPSLGVLVTNSTTVVSGFLIMLAVRRHIHWRRAAALLAPALLGAVPAALMVRDLDAGWLNVVIGSVVLVALGLVFGVPRVPHVRSRLLTVGTGIAGGFLNTGAGVATPAMVMYAALTRWDQRAFAATMQPTFMVLGLFSVAAKLTLGATAPAQLPPWWFFLVIVATVVVGIRVGTRLSRSVSLGAARRVAIALAGLGGAVTVVRGVLMLA; the protein is encoded by the coding sequence ATGACCACCGGCATCGTCCTCGCCGCCGTCGCCGCCATCCTCGTCGGCTCGACCCTGCAGCGGCTCTCCGGCACCGGCGTCGGGCTCGTGGTGGCCCCCGTCCTGGCCCTGCTGCTGGGCCCCTCCCTCGGCGTCCTCGTCACCAACTCCACCACCGTGGTCTCCGGTTTCCTCATCATGCTGGCCGTGCGCCGGCACATCCACTGGCGGCGCGCCGCCGCCCTGCTGGCCCCGGCGCTGCTCGGCGCCGTCCCCGCCGCGCTCATGGTGCGGGACCTGGACGCCGGATGGCTCAACGTGGTCATCGGCTCGGTGGTGCTGGTGGCGCTCGGGCTGGTCTTCGGGGTGCCGCGCGTGCCGCACGTGCGCTCGCGGCTGCTGACGGTGGGGACCGGGATCGCCGGGGGCTTCCTGAACACCGGCGCCGGCGTGGCCACCCCGGCCATGGTCATGTACGCCGCGCTCACCCGGTGGGACCAGCGCGCCTTCGCCGCCACGATGCAGCCCACCTTCATGGTCCTGGGCCTGTTCTCCGTCGCCGCGAAGCTCACCCTGGGGGCCACGGCACCCGCCCAGCTGCCGCCGTGGTGGTTCTTCCTCGTGATCGTGGCCACCGTGGTCGTCGGGATTCGGGTGGGCACGCGCCTGTCCCGGAGCGTCTCCCTCGGCGCCGCGCGCCGGGTCGCCATCGCACTCGCCGGCCTCGGCGGGGCCGTGACCGTGGTGCGCGGCGTCCTCATGCTGGCCTGA